CGCTAAACTGTTGACGCAAAGGTTGCGAATCACTATACCACTGTTAGTCCCGAGTATTTTATTCAGAAATTTAATCGATATGATTGCGTAAGTGGAAAATTGTGGATTTGTAACTTGCGGTCTCATTCGGGTTTACGGGTGAGGGGTTCTTCCGATTATTACCCAGTTCTGAAGTCTTAGCTAGGTGCCGAAAGTTGGGGAGGCATAAAGTTTGAGTAAACTTGCTGATTAGCGATAATAAAGCATAGCTGCGCTTACTTGCGTTattgaaagagaaaggcCTCGTTAATTTGAGGTTACACTGGAATTTACAAGGTTGTATGTAGTCATCAATAAATTACATTTGAAGTAAATTTCTAATATATTTCTTCCTCAAACTCCTAGCTAATTTAAAATGTCACCACACTAGGACTTCCAGCATTTTTTTGCAGTAAAAGCGAGCATTTAGTGAAAGGACTTTTAAAGGCACCGGGACAATGGGACGAGAGCCGCCACAATCTGAGGCAGTTTCCTCTTTAGGTATTTTAGTGTGTAGTTAAGCGCTCGTAGAAAACGTCTAAAATTAAGTGTCCTACGTTGATCAACAGTGCCTCTATTGTTGATTATTTTGTATGTATTGGCAATCTCATATGTCAAGGATAATACCTACCGGAGAACAACGGGGATATAGCGCATTGGCGATGTATTATCAACCTCGTGGGGCATAGACCAACTTAAAATTCATAGCCTTCATCCGTTTTAGTCTGTGAAGTTCTGAAAAATATTATGTGGAGATTACAGAGTACTTGTCAAGTTAAGGCACAGTAGAATCCAAGTCATGAGTGACCCAACCTTGAACCCTCATGACGACAGTACAAAGTCCACTCGGATAGGGGGGCACGCCCACTGCTGTTATGAAAGAAATGTCTATTATGATTTCGGAACAATGGCTTTTACTCGTGTCCGAAGCATAGATGGCCGGGCGGGCCTACGTATGAAAATCGAAGTACCTTGTAGAGCGACCGTAAAGATAACGACCATTTACTCGAGGATGCAGTACTCCATCAGGGCATAAGTTCCATCCCTGTGTGAAAGTGAAGAAAGAATCCGCCGTATGGCGGTTAGATATACAAATACAATACATACAGATACAATAGTAATACGGCAGGAAGATCCCAATAGGAAGCAAAATTCATCAcaaaatgtgcatatacacgTCAAGGGGCATATATACGTTCACCTGCATTCCAACGAATAAAATTATATGCAAGCATCTAATAAGAGATATTAAAAACAGAATTCACCTTTGTATGTTTTGTCAGGATCCAGAAttttcttcagcttctcAGCTGCTTCTCGTACACACTGCCTACATTCGGCCAGCCCCCTCCAGTTCCCAGTTGCCGTCCAGCATTCTGAACAAGCTCTTGATGCAGAGTTAAGAGTTTCGAGTTCGAGCTCATTTCTTCTGTGGAGAACGATGACCAGGTCCacgaggcggaggaggccGGTGGACCAGGTGCCTGCCCCGCATCGAGGGTCTATGGCTGTGTCTGTCATCAGGAACGACGAAGCAAGGGACAAGCAGTTGCGCAAAGTTCTCTGGTCGATGGAATTGGAATCGTTATCTCGCTTTCCGCGTGCCAAGGACCTGGTAACGAAAGTACCATAATCTGTAGGTGTTATCTGAGCACTGTCAATGTCAACGACGAGGAATAAAACGACAagaggaaagagaagaaaaccGACTGGCGATATATCGATTGGGAAGGTTGGAGGCTCAGGATCTGGAGCGACGGCAGCGGTGGTGGCCATGGTCAAGCATCAAGACGGGCAGGGCCAGCATTGAATGGCGGGATGCTGATCAACTGAAAGGCTAAACACTCTCGCCAATCCTGGGGAAGTTGGTCGTTCGGCAGTTGCCGTACCGAGCAGCAACTGACTCTGTCTTTCGATACTCCTTCACGTACGAAGGTCAAAATGGCTTCATTTTTGAATACCTTTTTCCAGTCCATAACTCCTCCTCCCGTTGTTACTCCCGAACACTACGACGGCTACGAGCTCAGATGGAAGGCCCTCGTCTTCAGGCCAGCCTGTATGTCCCAGTTTTCGCGACGCGTACCCCTCACTGAGCAACTCGATTCTTTTTGCAGTGCTCAGGACTGAAGCTTATCTTTTGGTCGGAATTTTGTTTTACGTTCTCTTTGGATATCTGGGTGCTTCCGTGAATGCGAGGAAAGCAAAGAATTGGTTCGTCTGTCGCTGTCTCTTTTCATTCAGGCGCGATCATTGACAATACCCCCTGAGAAGGCTTGCTGTTCACCTCCCGACTTACGAACGCCAGTTTTCGAGGCCACAAGCAAAGGGTGGTTTGATCTCGGACGGAAACTCCGACTTCTTCAACTTTTCTACCGGACGGCGCAATGTTGCTTCTTTGCACACGATCTTTACTTTACGGCCACGTCATGATTTCTTCCAATGGGTTTTCCAACTAGGCCGCACCTTCGTAGACCTGCACTATCGACCCGTTGACGATGTACAGCTGGACTTCAAGCTTGCTCCAGGGGCACTCGCGGATAACTTTGTATGGGCTGTCGTAGCCAAAGATGAACTCCTCTCTGTGAAGAACAACCGTTGGGATTTGGTGCGTGAATTTTTTTAAGGTTACTGTACGCGCGCCTAATCTACGCTGCAGACTTTCCTCAGGTCCGGTGAAAACCCCACTCTTCCGCCCCACTTTGTGGTTATGACTGGTAATAAATACTATCTTTGAACGCGAGCACTAAGTTGATTTTATTTCATAGAATTTGCGGATGTCACTGAGAACCTTCTCAAACCTCTTGGCAATTTCTCATTGCTCTCTGTCCTGCAAGATCCCAAAATTCTGCCCTTCTTCCGCTCACTCTCCGTGAGTCAATACTACAGTGTAGTGTTTAGTAAAAAACCAATATTAGTCTAGATTACTGACCAGCCACGAGAACGCCCGGTATTACCTCTTGCCCCAGAAGAGCGCGAAAAGCATGTCATTCTGACTCTATCTGCCGACTCTTCATATGCCGAGGAGACCATTCCTCTCGTCAACTCCATCTTCCAGCTCATCGACTCTCTTAACAAGATCAGCCTTCGACCAGAAACGAAGTCCAAACTGAAAAGGTTCCGGGAAGACATGGACAAGGCTCTCAAGGAGGACGCCGAAaaagaagctaaggaggAGGTAcgtttttctttgacttttCAATTCGCTTAGGCCTTTATCAATCAATCGAATCTTTACCCTCAGGCCCAGGACGCCAAAATCGCCGCGAAGCGTAAGGCTGAGCAAGAGCGTATTGCAAAGCTTAGTGCCGCGGACCAGAAGAAGGTGAGGTTCAATAAGGCTTGTAGCATCCTGTCTGCATTTGTTTATGCATTTTGTTCTGCAGGAACTTGAAAAAGAGCGCAAGCGCACCCTGCGTAAATCGCAGGGCAAGGTCGTACGCAAGTAACTTGCTTTTGCTTGTGTATAGGGGTTGTTTATTCAACCCCTGCTTGACATATTCGTTTTATCGCTTTTCTATACACATTACTTTTTAAGTATGATATAGCACAATCACTATCTGTCGGTAATATATTTATTTAGGGATGGTATATCGATGTATGTAGACTTGCTTTGCTAGCACAGTGTATGAATATCAGTGTGTTATCATTTGGATATAATGTTTGTACACATGCGCTTCAGGCGCTCGGAGATTCTGGAAGGGTATTTTTCATCTCAGGTTTTTCCCCACCGGGGTCAGTAGAGTCATGATTCGGTTTTGACTGATGGCGGGCCTCTTCGTTGTTGCGCGGTGCAGACTCGCCACTATTCTCCTTTTGTATGGGGGTAGGAGAAAGCGCACCACTCGGAGACGGGGTCGCTGCTGCAGAGGTAGCAGCCGTGGCAACGCTCCATCTGGCACCCCAGCTCGTAAAGAACCTCAAAAGCCACATCGGCTTTATACCGGGATGCTCTACCACGTcgccctcgtcctcgtctgGCGGCAGCTCGCGCTTCTTTTCCAGCGGCGTTGCAGGCGCATCCATGGGTAGGACGGAAGGGAGCTCATCTAGCCGGCTCTCCTCTTCGGCCTCGCTCTCTGTACGGCCGCGGTAGTCGACAACGCGCGAGCGGCCGTCAAGCGTCCACTGCAGACGGTTAAAGGGCCCATGCGCGCCGTGTACACCCGCGGGGAGGCGGCGCCCGCCGGTGCCGAAAACCTTTTCGCGGAGCTCGAATACTTTGCGGCGGGATTGGCCTGCAGTCTGCCAAAGGTCGTCGACGAGGAATTGGGCGGACTCGTACTCGAGGGTGTTGGTCGACTGCACAATCTTGAGGGAGCGCAGGCGCTCGGTTTCGAGATCGTTGAGGATGGTGGAGTCAGCGGCGATCTTGGAGAGCGTGGGGAGGTGGGTTTCGTAGTGCTGACGCTGAGCTAGGTTGATTTTGGACAGAGATTGTGTGACAAGCTATGGGGGGAATGATTAGTCTTTATGTTCATGGGTGGAATAAAAACTATTACCCTTGCACAAGTGATGACGTTCCGAAGATGTTCCTCTCGACGCCTTATGATGAGGAGGTGGCCACAAATGTCCACATCGATTTTCATCCATTCAGGAGTCAACACTTCTATTCCTTCAAATGTTTTCAAGTCATGAAAACTGCGTCGCCTGGTAAAAATATATTAGGAATTGAATTGTTCAAAGAAATATTTGCACTCACCGACGAGGTTCAAATCCAGCCCTCCTCCGTTTTTTCCAAATACCCTCTATATCCACCTCATCCATCGAATACGcatcctcttcgtcctcgtACTCTGACTGTTCCATTGGCTCTTCCACAAGCATCCCCTCACCATCCATCACGCTGAGCAAGCTATGAAACCTggccttttctttttccttgcCCTTGCGCTTCAAAGAAGGTCCCAAGCGACTGACATcgctctcctccgcctcgcTGTCCCGCTCACGGCGGTGCGGGGCCTTACCaggcgagcgcgagcgcggaTATCGCTTTTCAAAACTGCGCATGCTTGCTACctcctctccttcatctgcttcatcttcttcttcgtcttcctcgtctttgGTGGACGCAGACAAGGGATCCGCCCAGCTCGCGACGCGCGCGGTCTGAGGCACGCGCCTGTCCGTCCAGGGCCGTTTCTGGGCTAGGAGCTTGGCGAGGGTGCGCTCGTATTCCTGCGAGCTGATGCCGGCGAGATTTGTGGTTGAGCCTTCGGCAGAGGCGAGAGTGTGCGAATTGGAGGCGCTACTTAGCATATTGAATGGGTTTGGTCTGTAGTCGCCTGTATTCATGGTAAATGtcaattttttaaaaaatatgATCAGAAATACGTACTCAGAGGAGAGACCTGCCCGCTGCTGAGAagatcgtcgtcgtctcctTCGCTGTGTATGTTATATTAGCTTGATTTTGTAAAAGTGACCATATACTCACCCTGAAAATACCATAGGGGGCAGTGTAGGTGACTGTGCGCCGGATCCGGTCGTCGTGGATCTACGACTGGCAGAAGGACGACTGCTCATGCTGCCGCTACCACTAATGACGAGGCGGGGTGGCGGATGGGGTGGGCCAGCGTTAACAGGGACCAGATTATTCGGTGAGACTGACAGCtgctccctctccttctcttttccttttaACGGCGTAGATAGGGCCGGAGGAGTTTGGCTCAAATCAACACTTTGggttttcttctttgccaaTCTTACAGTGCATCAGATTTTTTGACCGAGTTGTGAATACGGAGAAACAACATACCCAGCCCATGTGCCCAACTTGCCTCGCACACGGCCACCCCACATACCGCCAAACGAATGCACACTGCCGGGCATGGAGGTCGAGTTGGAGTTGAATACATCGCTCTCCTCCTCGGTCGAACGACCGTCGTAGCCGCGCTTTTCTTTCCACGACTCTTCCCCGTCGCTCGCGGGACCGCGCCTCGTCCATTTGTCGCGTTCCGCCAAGACAGTCCTACTATCGCCATGGCCCATGCCGAGCCTGTGCGCGGCGGAGGTGCCCTCTGCATCCTCGCGCATGCGCACGAGCTCCATCACACGACCGCTCCATAGGGCACGGATGGTGCCCGCTATGACATgatcgcgctcgcgctcatAGAGAGCAGCACTGCCGGTGCCAATGTCCATGCTCTCTCCGCGGCGGGCGCGCTCcttgctcttcctcctcgcaCGCTTCTCCCTGCGCGAGAAGGAAGAGGCACCGGTGCCAACGGCGAGGGTGACGAATCCGGGGAGGTcgagggtgggggacatgaCGGCGCCCGGATCGCCATGGGTGGTGCCGGTCGTTGTGAGCCTGGCGAGACTGCTCCCTATGCCGCTGAGCAACTGACCGCCACTAGAGCCAATGGAAGGGACACTGGAGCTGCCTTCGGCAAGACCTGCTTGGGCGGGGGAGCGGTCGGAGGCGGCTTCACCTCCACTAAGAGTTAGACTGAGGGTGTGCCTGCGCTGGTCGCGCAGAAGGATATCGCTCGAGTCTGCTGCGCCATCGCTGTCGGCTGCTGCAGCGAGACGGTTCTTGATGACACGACGAACCTTTCTGTTCTCTGCCTTGAGCTTGGCGTCGTATGCAGCGGATATGGACTCGACGAGCTCGCGGGTAAGAACTGCGCCAACGGGAAGCGACTGAATtgtggcggcagcagcagcagaggcAGCGGAGGCAGAGAGAAAGTTGGTAGGAGGCGGGGCTGGGGGGATGAGTGGGGTAGAGACATGGATAGAAAGATGCGGGGTAGAAAAGGTGCGGTTGTTCTGGGGCGGGTGGGGGGCAGTAGACTGGAtatagtggctgatggcgAGAGAAAAGGCGTACGGGTAGAGAAAAGGGTCCCTGGGGAGGATCTGAGAGGTGTGAGCGGAAGAGAGTAGTACGATGGAGTTTGGCGTACAAAAGAGTAGCCGAGATAGGCGAGCTTGTTGCGAACAGAGAGGACGAGGGTGAGAATGGCAGAGACAAAGAGGGGATCAGCGATGCGCTCTGTGGGCTGGATGGGGTCAACTGGCTGGGGATGGGGGGACGCGCGGACAGCATACCTCTAGGCCAACGCAGGGAGCACCGACGCGGGCTGTCCATATGCGAATGCCCTGCACAGTCTGGTCGCATAAAAGGCCGTCGAGAACAAGAGACTGGGGAACggaagaggcggaggcggaggggtAGAGGCCGAAGAGGGCAAGACTTGCCTGGATGAGCTTTACGAGCTCGAGAACGGTATGGCGGAGTGCTGGTCGtggacggggacggggaccAGGAGCGGGGGCTTGGGGGTTGTGGGGATCTGGATCAGGGAGACTGTATGCAGAGACAAAGCGCTCGCGGGTGGCATCGCTGGGGTCCTCGAGAGAGAGGGCAGCGCGTGGACTGCAGCCCATGCGGAGAAGACTGATGTTGGCATGGAGCTGGTGCTGGACGGTGGCATAGTTGCCGTCggggacgaggacgatgttGTAGTCTGAGCGAAAGTGGGCGAGGGAGGTGACTATGAGGGTGCCGTGGGGAGTCTGCTTTGGGCGTGCGCCGTCTGCACGAAGGAGAGCGAGGGTAGAGTCCCAGACGGCGGGGGTGGCGGGAGCGAGGGCATCGAGGAGAACGCGGTGGTCGTCGTTGGCGGTGTAGACGAGAAGACAGGGAAAGGGGCGGCGCTGCTCGACCCAGCGCTGAACCGCATAGAGCTGGTACTGAGGGAGAAGAATCTGGGGCTTGGCAGAGGCAAACTCAAACTGGGGCGGCGGACGTACGGCATGGGGAGCGAGCAGAATGAGGTCGTGGTTGGGCAtagaggagaggagagtcATGTGACGGAACGATCTGACCCCGCCATCGAGCGGGTTGGTATATATAGACTGGCAAGACTGAGTGGGACTGCATGCTGTCCCCAAGCGAGCTCGCCGGCCTGCTTGTCTGTCCGTTCTGTCTCTGCCCACAGGAGCAGCCGACGACTCTCCTCTGCGGCCACTCTGTCTGTTCCCGCCATACCTTCTCTGTCTGCCCCGTCCCTGTCTGCTCTCCCAACCCACCTGCCAACTCCCCTCCCCGCATCCCCCCGCACTCTACCGTCCGCTTCCACCCTGCCCCACCCCCCCACCAACCGACCCACCCGCTCCCTAACACACCCGACATCCCCCGCCGCCCCGATGTCGTCCTCACCAGCCTCGCCGCCCTCGCTGCACGCACTCTCGCTGCCCTccatccccctcctcccgacgacgacgacgaccagGACAATCGCCCTCGCAAGCGTCGCAAACACACTCATACACACTCCGATTCCGAAGACCTCCTCTCCCATCTTCGCTCCTCCGCCCTCCGCCAGCGTCTCACCCCCTCCGATGTCCCCCTCATCTCCCCCACAACCGACACCGCCCTCGCAGAGTACGACAAGCGTCTTCTCGAAGAGCTTACCTGCCACATATGCTATGTTCTTTTCTATCAGCCAGTGACCACCCCCTGTCAACATGTTCGtttccctcctccctccccaTATGCCTCTcacctctctttctccagaCTTTCTGCGCAAAGTGCATCCAGCGCTCTATCGATCACAGTCCAAAGTGTCCAATCTGTAGAGACGACATTCCCCATTCCTATTTTCACGATCATCCAGTCAACAAGCTGCTGCTTACTATCAGTTTGTCTCTTTCTCACTTTCCACCCTAATCTCTCCTCATTTCTCCCAGTTCTCAGAGCTTTTCCTCTCCTCTATCGCGAGCGCGCAGAATCTATCCAGCAAGACGAACGCCATGCACGTCTCAATACCCCCATATTCCAGTGCACCCTCGCCTTTCCCGGCATCCCAACCCTCCTTCACATCTACGAGCCCAAGTTTGTCGCCCTGTTCCCTCCTTTTCCCATTGCCTCACACACTATATCAGGTATCGACTCATGCTCCGCCGTTGTCTCGAATCTCCCCGTCCCTCTTTCGGAATGGTTATGCCTCCAAAGCCTGGTTCTCCAGAGACAAACTACGGCACCATGCTCGAAATACGCAGCGTTCAGATGCTAGCAGACGGCAGAAGCATGGTTGAGACCTGGGGTGTCTCGCGCTTTCGTATCCTAGAGCGGGGTACACTCGATGGCTACATGGTCGCCAGGGTAGAGAGGTGCTGTTTATTCCCCCCTCTCTCATCTCTCTCCCCGCGCTCACTCCAAGCAGGATAGACGATTACCCGGATGAACTGACCGACGCCCTTCTCGACGTCCCTGAACCCCCTTCCCCGActccctccccatcctccaCCACTACTACGCGCCGTCGCACaactccctcttcctctcgcACATCCATATCCCCTCCCCGCACTCCACCATACCCAACAAACGAGGAGCTCATCTCCACCTGCAAAGCCTTCGTAGAATCCATCAAGCGGGGATCCGCCCCTTGGGTTGTCCAGCGTCTCTCAACCACATATCTCGTCATGCCATCCGACCCTGCCCTGTTCGCATTCTGGGTCGCCCACGTTCTACCcatcgaagaagaggaaaaggccAAGATGCTCCCCATCCGGAGCTCCCGCATGAGGCTGTTGCTGGCAGTCCATTGGATTGAGCAACTGAATAACAATTGGTACGCGACTACTTCGTCAAGTCTTTTTGTGTTCCAGCAGAGGGTGCTGAGGTGGTTGCTTGTGGGCCCTGTCCCCCTGCTGTTCCCGCTGCTGTTGGTCATTTGGTTCTTTGTGTCTCGTGTGTTTTGGAGTTTGGGTGCGGGTTCAGTTGTTGCAACCACCTCTGGTCTGGGTTCTGGTTCCGGCAGGGTGTGATGTTATTCTGTAAACCGAGTTTTACTTACGgtcgtcttttttttttatggtactgtttgttgttttcttttccctCGTGTGTCCCAGGTGGTTCACGAATGGATGCACGATTCTGTGACAatctgccttgcttgatctttttgCGATCTCCTCCTTTGCTTTTGtactctctttttttttttcttgggaTATCTAGGGTAGGTGATTTTCTCCTCGCGACCGCTCGTACGCTGATTCTACTGCACAGTCCACTCTATACACCGGCATCATTAATACTCATATCAAGGAAGTTTGCTACACTCGCGGAACCTGGGAGAGAAGTCTcctatcatcatcatttttgGGAGTTGGATCTAGTTGTATCTACCTAGTATTTGGATTGATTAATGCTCGCGTCGATTGGACGCGAAGGTTGTTGACGGTTGTTTATGTCTGTGGGTGGGCGGTCGATCGATCGGCGCGGTTAGGCTTGGCGGCGGCGGGCGTGATTAATGGTAGCGCAGGATGATGAATTGTCCAGACTATGAGCTGATGTCATTGGTCTTGTTTCGCATCAAATCTGGCGTGCATTTAAAAAGTGCCATGAGATACTCGGCTCAATCGTAAACTACCGATTAACGGTGTTCCCATTCTCGGACTCGGCCAGTTCTGCCAGGGCGTTGGTCGTGGCTACAGCGGCGATTTGTTCCCCACTGGCCCAGCGCGATGTGATCCCGTAGTATCACCGCATCAGCATCAACTTCTTTGCCTGGCATTGGCACTGAGTGTGGGACAACAACCCTTGAGGTCTCGACCACATCAACTAGTTACTATTACTGTACATCAACGTACTGGTTTAATGGTGAGTCGCGTGTGGTACCAATCTCACAGTGGGCACAGGGCTTTGAAGAACCGTGGAACGTCGGCGCATGGGTATGAGCGGAGACTTGAGAAAAACAACCAGATCCACCAGTCTATATCTTATACAGCTCCTTGAAACCCCCTTTGGTACTTGGCTCTGCTTTTTTAACATCCACGTACCCGGATTTCTGGTGGCTGTCCCTTGGGAAACCGTTCATGGACGCctgaaagagaaaaatgaaGGAATCAAGCTGTTTCGGGATCCAGCAAACGTCAAGTTGTCATGCAATATCCTCGATCCTGATGCCGGTGGTTGGAGACAAGGAAGACGTTATATGTATGTAAATGCTCCTCTTGCAGTGGCAAGATCCACGCCTATAAGTCAAGTACCACCGTAACCTGGCTTATCTTTCGTAAGGTAAGTTTACTTTTAAAAAAATGCCTCTCTGACCGCTTCCATGCCTGCTATAGTACAGCCGAACTTATTGCAAAGAGGGATATAATCGATTGACGCCACTGTAATATCCACCTGTCCGACATCGGCCAAGATGCGAGGGTGCGCCTAAAATTCGTACATAACACCACTGACGGCCCACGATACGTCCATTGCTTCAGAACCCTCTGCCCAGGCTGTAGCAATCCGCATATTTGGACAAACCGGCTGAACGTGCTAGCTCGCTCGGAACCACAGGAATTCCTTGAGCGCTCCTTTGTCATTGGGTTGGCATATGGAACGGGTCACTCGCGACATGCAATTGGAAGAGTATTTATTGTACACACGATTCATGCCTCGGAAAACTTATCATCACTGCGAAATTTTTGTGTCTCAAGCACTTTCAGTGAATATGGTTTACCTGCTCATGTGGTTTGAAACGAGCATTATTGCAAATTTATCCAATGAAGGACAGATCTTGTTACTCCCTTCTCCTAGTGTCATTTATTCGAATATCGTCTTGGGCGCTCGATTGTTCGAGTTATGTATTGAGGTGATTGAAGTCTGTAGTTGAAACGATGCTATG
The sequence above is a segment of the Psilocybe cubensis strain MGC-MH-2018 chromosome 4, whole genome shotgun sequence genome. Coding sequences within it:
- a CDS encoding UPF0674 endoplasmic reticulum membrane protein C2G5.01 encodes the protein MASFLNTFFQSITPPPVVTPEHYDGYELRWKALVFRPALLRTEAYLLVGILFYVLFGYLGASVNARKAKNWLAVHLPTYERQFSRPQAKGGLISDGNSDFFNFSTGRRNVASLHTIFTLRPRHDFFQWVFQLGRTFVDLHYRPVDDVQLDFKLAPGALADNFVWAVVAKDELLSVKNNRWDLTFLRSGENPTLPPHFVVMTEFADVTENLLKPLGNFSLLSVLQDPKILPFFRSLSITDQPRERPVLPLAPEEREKHVILTLSADSSYAEETIPLVNSIFQLIDSLNKISLRPETKSKLKRFREDMDKALKEDAEKEAKEEAQDAKIAAKRKAEQERIAKLSAADQKKELEKERKRTLRKSQGKVVRK
- a CDS encoding Protein STB2; translated protein: MPNHDLILLAPHAVRPPPQFEFASAKPQILLPQYQLYAVQRWVEQRRPFPCLLVYTANDDHRVLLDALAPATPAVWDSTLALLRADGARPKQTPHGTLIVTSLAHFRSDYNIVLVPDGNYATVQHQLHANISLLRMGCSPRAALSLEDPSDATRERFVSAYSLPDPDPHNPQAPAPGPRPRPRPALRHTVLELVKLIQASLALFGLYPSASASSVPQSLVLDGLLCDQTVQGIRIWTARVGAPCVGLEPTERIADPLFVSAILTLVLSVRNKLAYLGYSFILPRDPFLYPYAFSLAISHYIQSTAPHPPQNNRTFSTPHLSIHVSTPLIPPAPPPTNFLSASAASAAAAATIQSLPVGAVLTRELVESISAAYDAKLKAENRKVRRVIKNRLAAAADSDGAADSSDILLRDQRRHTLSLTLSGGEAASDRSPAQAGLAEGSSSVPSIGSSGGQLLSGIGSSLARLTTTGTTHGDPGAVMSPTLDLPGFVTLAVGTGASSFSRREKRARRKSKERARRGESMDIGTGSAALYERERDHVIAGTIRALWSGRVMELVRMREDAEGTSAAHRLGMGHGDSRTVLAERDKWTRRGPASDGEESWKEKRGYDGRSTEEESDVFNSNSTSMPGSVHSFGGMWGGRVRGKLGTWAGLAKKKTQSVDLSQTPPALSTPLKGKEKEREQLSVSPNNLVPVNAGPPHPPPRLVISGSGSMSSRPSASRRSTTTGSGAQSPTLPPMVFSGEGDDDDLLSSGQVSPLSDYRPNPFNMLSSASNSHTLASAEGSTTNLAGISSQEYERTLAKLLAQKRPWTDRRVPQTARVASWADPLSASTKDEEDEEEDEADEGEEVASMRSFEKRYPRSRSPGKAPHRRERDSEAEESDVSRLGPSLKRKGKEKEKARFHSLLSVMDGEGMLVEEPMEQSEYEDEEDAYSMDEVDIEGIWKKRRRAGFEPRRRRSFHDLKTFEGIEVLTPEWMKIDVDICGHLLIIRRREEHLRNVITCARLVTQSLSKINLAQRQHYETHLPTLSKIAADSTILNDLETERLRSLKIVQSTNTLEYESAQFLVDDLWQTAGQSRRKVFELREKVFGTGGRRLPAGVHGAHGPFNRLQWTLDGRSRVVDYRGRTESEAEEESRLDELPSVLPMDAPATPLEKKRELPPDEDEGDVVEHPGIKPMWLLRFFTSWGARWSVATAATSAAATPSPSGALSPTPIQKENSGESAPRNNEEARHQSKPNHDSTDPGGEKPEMKNTLPESPSA
- a CDS encoding LON peptidase N-terminal domain and RING finger protein 3, which translates into the protein MLSPSELAGLLVCPFCLCPQEQPTTLLCGHSVCSRHTFSVCPVPVCSPNPPANSPPRIPPHSTVRFHPAPPPHQPTHPLPNTPDIPRRPDVVLTSLAALAARTLAALHPPPPDDDDDQDNRPRKRRKHTHTHSDSEDLLSHLRSSALRQRLTPSDVPLISPTTDTALAEYDKRLLEELTCHICYVLFYQPVTTPCQHVRFPPPSPYASHLSFSRLSAQSASSALSITVQSVQSVETTFPIPIFTIIQSTSCCLLSVCLFLTFHPNLSSFLPVLRAFPLLYRERAESIQQDERHARLNTPIFQCTLAFPGIPTLLHIYEPKYRLMLRRCLESPRPSFGMVMPPKPGSPETNYGTMLEIRSVQMLADGRSMVETWGVSRFRILERGTLDGYMVARVERIDDYPDELTDALLDVPEPPSPTPSPSSTTTTRRRTTPSSSRTSISPPRTPPYPTNEELISTCKAFVESIKRGSAPWVVQRLSTTYLVMPSDPALFAFWVAHVLPIEEEEKAKMLPIRSSRMRLLLAVHWIEQLNNNWYATTSSSLFVFQQRVLRWLLVGPVPLLFPLLLVIWFFVSRVFWSLGAGSVVATTSGLGSGSGRV